From the Solanum lycopersicum chromosome 10, SLM_r2.1 genome, one window contains:
- the LOC101257024 gene encoding uncharacterized protein — translation MAEKITGANPKTTVHGVTTNNNLDTRNADRRVWLMKCPTVVSRFFEQHQHSTSVETDLSFNPPRPVAKVTVVVDPLIANDSTQFTMELAGTSSGNMPTHYSMDMSTDFIPMSIFSESGQGRVSVEGKIYHKFDVKPHHENIENYGKLCRERTNKYMTKSRQIQVIDNDNAKHMRPMPGFFATKASGSTAEKKKVPSKGLEMKRTRRDRDEMEEIMFKLFERQSNWTLKQLVQETDQPEQFMKDMLKLLCIYNNKGAHQGTYELKPEYKRAEDKTDS, via the coding sequence ATGGCGGAGAAAATCACCGGAGCGAACCCTAAAACCACCGTGCACGGTGTTACAACCAACAACAATTTGGATACGAGAAATGCAGACCGACGTGTATGGTTGATGAAATGCCCTACCGTGGTCTCTCGATTCTTCGAACAGCATCAACACTCTACTTCCGTTGAAACTGATCTTTCTTTTAATCCTCCGAGACCTGTTGCCAAAGTCACCGTCGTCGTTGATCCTCTAATCGCCAATGATTCAACTCAATTCACCATGGAATTGGCCGGAACTTCATCTGGAAACATGCCGACTCACTACTCGATGGATATGTCAACAGATTTTATCCCAATGTCGATATTTTCCGAATCGGGTCAAGGAAGGGTTTCGGTTGAAGGGAAGATATATCACAAATTTGACGTGAAGCCTCATCATGAAAACATTGAGAATTACGGGAAATTATGTCGAGAAAGGACGAATAAATACATGACGAAAAGTAGACAAATTCAGGTTATTGATAATGATAATGCTAAACATATGAGGCCTATGCCTGGATTTTTCGCAACTAAGGCTTCTGGATCTACTGCAGAGAAGAAGAAGGTGCCTAGTAAAGGATTAGAAAtgaaaagaacaagaagagatcGTGATGAAATGGAAGAAATTATGTTCAAACTGTTTGAGAGGCAATCAAATTGGACGCTGAAACAGCTCGTCCAAGAGACGGACCAGCCCGAGCAATTTATGAAAGACATGCTCAAACTACTCTGCATTTACAATAATAAGGGTGCTCATCAAGGCACTTATGAGCTGAAGCCGGAGTATAAGAGAGCAGAAGACAAGActgattcttga